TTTGATGTGCAAATGTTGGGCGGTATGGTGCTCAACGACAACAAAATTGCTGAAATGCGCACCGGTGAAGGTAAAACCCTTACCGCTACTTTGCCCGCTTACTTAAATGGTGTAACCGGTAAAGGTGTTCACGTTATTACCGTGAATGACTACCTTGCCCAGCGTGATGCCGATTGGAACCGACCTTTATTTGAATACTTAGGTTTAAGTGTTGCGGTAAATATCTCGGGAATGGACCATGAGGCTAAAAATGCCGCTTATGCAGCTGACATTACTTATGGCACAAACAACGAGTTTGGCTTCGATTACCTGCGCGACAACATGGCGTTTGCACCAGAGCAGCGCGTACAGCGCCCTCTAAACTACGCGGTAGTGGATGAAGTGGATTCGATTTTAATCGATGAAGCGCGAACCCCATTGATTATTTCTGGCCCTGCTGAAGATAGCTCGGAGCTATATAAGCAGATTAACGACATTATTCCGCTGTTGGTTCGCCAAGAGGAAGAAGACACCGAAGAGCTTATTGGCGATGGTCACTTTACCCTTGATGAAAAGAATAAACAGGTTCACCTTACTGAAAACGGTCAGATTTTTGTAGAAGAAACGCTACAACAACGTGGTTTGCTAGAAGAAGGTGATTCCTTATACAACGCCGCAAACATTAGCTTGCTGCATCACGTTAATGCTGGCTTGCGCGCTCATACTTTGTTTGAGCGTAATGTAGATTACATTGTTAGCGAAGCCAACGAGATTGTTATCGTTGATGAGCACACTGGCCGTACAATGCCAGGGCGTCGTTGGTCTGAAGGTTTACACCAAGCTGTTGAAGCGAAAGAAGGTGTGCCAATTCAAAACGAAAACCAAACCTTGGCATCGATTACCTTCCAGAACTACTTCCGTTTATACGACAAACTTTCGGGAATGACCGGTACGGCGGATACCGAAGCTTTTGAATTCCAATCTATTTATGGCTTAGACACTGTTGTTGTGCCTACCAACAAGCCAATGGTACGTGATGACCAAGGCGACTTGGTTTACCTGACCGCAGAAGAAAAGTACCAAGCGATTATCAACGATATTCGCGAGTGTGTGAAAGCTGAGCGCCCAGTGTTAGTGGGTACAGTGTCGATTGAGAACTCAGAGCTGCTTTCAAATATTCTTAATAAAGAAAAAATTAAGCATAACGTGCTTAATGCCAAGTTCCATGAAAAAGAAGCCGACATTGTTGCAGAAGCTGGCGTAGCTGGCGCGGTGACGATTGCTACCAACATGGCGGGACGTGGTACTGACATCGTATTGGGCGGTAACTTACAAGTTGAAATTAGTGCTCTAGGTGAAAACCCAAGCGAGCAGCAATTAGCTGAAGTTAAAAAGAAATGGCAACAGCGCCACGATGCGGTATTAGCCGCTGGTGGTTTGCATATTATTGGTACCGAGCGTCATGAATCACGCCGTATCGATAATCAGCTACGTGGTCGTTCTGGTCGTCAAGGTGATGCAGGTTCAACGCGCTTCTATTTGTCGATGGAAGATAGCTTAATGCGCATCTTCGCTTCCGACCGAGTTACCGGCATGATGAAGAAGCTGGGCATGGAAGAAGGCGAAGCAATCGAGCACCCATGGGTAACACGTGCTATTGAAAATGCACAGCGTAAAGTTGAAGGCCGTAACTTCGACGTGCGTAAGTCATTACTTGAGTTTGATGACGTGGCGAATGACCAACGTAAAGTGGTTTACGAGCAGCGTAATGACTTAATGGATAGCGACAGCATTTCAGAAACCATTGAAGTGATTCGTGAAGATGTTTATTCATCGGTAATTGATGAGTACATTCCTCCACAATCTCTTGAAGAAATGTGGCAAGTTAGCGAGCTTGAGCAGCGCTTGAAGAGTGATTTTGGTTTAAATCTTCCTATTCAGCAGTGGTTGGATGAAGATGACAAATTACACGAAGACAAACTTCGCGAAAAAATTCTTGAAGCCGCAATAGCTGACTACCAGTTGAAGATTGACAAGGTTGGTGCCGATCCGATTAAACAGTTCGAAAAATCGGTGATGTTGCAAACCTTAGATCAACTTTGGAAAGAGCACTTGGCGGCGATGGATCATCTACGTCAAGGTATTCACTTACGCGGGTACGCTCAGAAGAACCCCAAGCAAGAATACAAGCGTGAGTCTTACGAGTTGTTTACCCAAATGCTAGAAGCGCTCAAACTTGATGTAGTAAGTATTTTGAGCCGTGTGCAAGTGCAAGCGCCAGAAGAAGTTGAAGCGATGGAAGCAAAACGTCGTGAAGCTGAACAACGCGCTATGCAATTTCGTCAGCAACAAGCTGCTCAAGAAAGTGAAGAGCAGGCCAGCGAATCGGGCAAAACAGTTATTCGTGAAGGGCAAAAAGTTGGCCGAAACGATCCTTGTCCATGTGGCTCTGGTAAAAAGTACAAGCAATGTCATGGTAAGCTTTCTTAAGGCTTAGTTTGGCATCTAAAAAGGAGAGCTTAGGCTCTCCTTTTTTAATCAACTCAAGGAGAACTCAGTGAAGGTTGTAAATGTAGCTGTTGGTGTAATTGTTAAGGGCGATGAGATCTTACTTAGCTTACGTAATCCGCAACAACATCAAGGCGGTAAATGGGAATTTCCCGGTGGCAAAGTTGAGGCTGGAGAGCAAACCGTTGACGCTTTGGCGAGAGAGTTGCGAGAAGAGCTGTTGATTAACATTGATAAAACTAGCTGCAAGCCTCTTATTCGTGTTGAGCACGATTACGGAGATAAACAGGTATGTCTAGATGTTTATACGCTTACTCGCTTTGAGGGAGAGCCTCAGGGCGCGGAACAACAAGAGATTCGCTGGGTGAGCAGAGCCGAACTAGCCAACTTGGCATTTCCAGAAGCGAACGTGTCTATTCTGGAAGAAATTCTTAAGCACGACTTTATAGCTTAAGTTTAAAATTCCCAGCTGTCGGGCTTGTCTTCATCTTCTTGCAGATTTTGTCCTGCTATGCTCTTTTCTTCGTTGGCCCACTCGCCAAGGTCTATCAGTTTGCAGCGTTCACTGCAAAAGGGTCTGAATTCACTGGATGGCTGCCAAATTACTTCAGCGTTACAGGTTGGGCATTTTACAGTGGTTTGATTTTTAGTTTTCATTAAGCAATTTTACAACAATAGAGACGGCAAGGAATGTCTTCAACATCTTGGCTTGAAGCACTGATGAATTTGATGGCGAAGCGGTGTTTGTGTCCACTCACCGTTGGGTAACATTGATATTCGGTATCTACTTCAATTCGCAACAAGCCACAATCGGCGGCCACACCCTGATAAAACCCTTTGTGAGCCATTACTTCAATATCGCTGTGCTGCTCTCTAAGCAGTTTAAGCAAATGACTAATGGCTTCTGCAACTAATTGGAAAGGTCCTAGCCATTGTTGAACTTGCTGATTAATCTGCGTTTGGGGCTGATTTAGCCATAAATGCAAATAGGGTAGATCAAAACTGCTGTTGCCACCGGGTAAACACAGGCGCTGTCGGATACTGGCTAATAGACGGTCATTCTTTAGGTGATCGGATACCCGGGCATGTTTAGAAATTGCTGCAATTAAGGTTTTTACTTGTAATAGCAGTTCTTCAATTTTGCTGGTATCCACATTAGGCATAGAGGCCCAATGGTCGAGTTTTTCCGCTTGCTTCGCCAAATCTTTTAGAAGATCTGCCCGCCACTCACAGCGCTCTAATACTTCAGATACTTCAAATAGTACCCGGAAGAATTGCTGTTGTTGTAAGGGGTGTTGTAGTGCTTTAGATAGCATTAGCTGTTCGAACAGTTGCTCTAAGCGTAAGTAATTACGTACTTTTTCGTTTAAAGGGTGCTCAAAGATCAATGCGGTCATAGCGGCTCAGATTTACGGCTGTTTAGGATAATATCTAAGCTAGTGTAACCATTGAGCAATCAACTGTCATGGCTTTTGGTGATATCGAGATAGAATTGGTGTAAATCAGCCACCTTTCGTTTAAGGCTAGCAAAGTCGCTATTATTTTCGATAACATCGTCTGCCGCTTGCAGTTTTAACTCTCGACTCATTTGGGCATCAATAATTTGTTGAGCTTGCTGTCTGTCGACTCCATCACGCGCCATGGTTCGGCTAAGCTGAATATCAACGGGGGCGTCTACAACTAACACTCGATCGACTAGCTGATTCAGCTTGTTTTCTAATAGTAGCGGCGCTACCAGTATTTTGTATGCGCTCTTAGCTTGCGCAAGTTGGTGCAGCATCTCTTGTCGAATTAGGGGGTGTAATAGTGCGTTTAGCCATTCTTTCTGCTGCTGCTGGGCAAACACAATCTCTCGCAGTTTACTGCGGTTTAATGAGCCGTCAGCAAGCAAAATTGATTGACCGAAGTGCTGCGATATTTTGCTTAGGGCTGGTTGACTCGGTTCTACAATTTGGCGCGCAACGATGTCAGCGTCAACAATCTCAATGCCAAACTCTTCGAATAGTTGTGATACTTGGCTTTTACCGCTGGCAATACCGCCAGTTAAGCCAACTATCATGAAGCAATACCAAGGTATGAGAAATACCAAGCATGAATCGCTTCACCAAAAAACAAGTAGCAAGCACCACCTAAAGCTAGGTAGGGACCAAAAGGAATGGCCTGCCCTTGTTGGTTTTTACCTAAGACAATAAGGCTAATGCCAATAAGTGCACCGGCAAAGGATGAAAGCAAAATAGTTAGTGGTAGGGCTTGCCAGCCAAACCAAGCACCT
The Agarivorans aestuarii DNA segment above includes these coding regions:
- the mutT gene encoding 8-oxo-dGTP diphosphatase MutT; translated protein: MKVVNVAVGVIVKGDEILLSLRNPQQHQGGKWEFPGGKVEAGEQTVDALARELREELLINIDKTSCKPLIRVEHDYGDKQVCLDVYTLTRFEGEPQGAEQQEIRWVSRAELANLAFPEANVSILEEILKHDFIA
- the coaE gene encoding dephospho-CoA kinase (Dephospho-CoA kinase (CoaE) performs the final step in coenzyme A biosynthesis.) encodes the protein MIVGLTGGIASGKSQVSQLFEEFGIEIVDADIVARQIVEPSQPALSKISQHFGQSILLADGSLNRSKLREIVFAQQQQKEWLNALLHPLIRQEMLHQLAQAKSAYKILVAPLLLENKLNQLVDRVLVVDAPVDIQLSRTMARDGVDRQQAQQIIDAQMSRELKLQAADDVIENNSDFASLKRKVADLHQFYLDITKSHDS
- the yacG gene encoding DNA gyrase inhibitor YacG, yielding MKTKNQTTVKCPTCNAEVIWQPSSEFRPFCSERCKLIDLGEWANEEKSIAGQNLQEDEDKPDSWEF
- the secA gene encoding preprotein translocase subunit SecA; this encodes MISKLVTKIVGTRNDRTIKKMRKVVNTINALEPEYEKLSAEEIKAKAGEFRVRVEKGETLEAILPEAFAVVREASKRVFEMRHFDVQMLGGMVLNDNKIAEMRTGEGKTLTATLPAYLNGVTGKGVHVITVNDYLAQRDADWNRPLFEYLGLSVAVNISGMDHEAKNAAYAADITYGTNNEFGFDYLRDNMAFAPEQRVQRPLNYAVVDEVDSILIDEARTPLIISGPAEDSSELYKQINDIIPLLVRQEEEDTEELIGDGHFTLDEKNKQVHLTENGQIFVEETLQQRGLLEEGDSLYNAANISLLHHVNAGLRAHTLFERNVDYIVSEANEIVIVDEHTGRTMPGRRWSEGLHQAVEAKEGVPIQNENQTLASITFQNYFRLYDKLSGMTGTADTEAFEFQSIYGLDTVVVPTNKPMVRDDQGDLVYLTAEEKYQAIINDIRECVKAERPVLVGTVSIENSELLSNILNKEKIKHNVLNAKFHEKEADIVAEAGVAGAVTIATNMAGRGTDIVLGGNLQVEISALGENPSEQQLAEVKKKWQQRHDAVLAAGGLHIIGTERHESRRIDNQLRGRSGRQGDAGSTRFYLSMEDSLMRIFASDRVTGMMKKLGMEEGEAIEHPWVTRAIENAQRKVEGRNFDVRKSLLEFDDVANDQRKVVYEQRNDLMDSDSISETIEVIREDVYSSVIDEYIPPQSLEEMWQVSELEQRLKSDFGLNLPIQQWLDEDDKLHEDKLREKILEAAIADYQLKIDKVGADPIKQFEKSVMLQTLDQLWKEHLAAMDHLRQGIHLRGYAQKNPKQEYKRESYELFTQMLEALKLDVVSILSRVQVQAPEEVEAMEAKRREAEQRAMQFRQQQAAQESEEQASESGKTVIREGQKVGRNDPCPCGSGKKYKQCHGKLS
- the zapD gene encoding cell division protein ZapD, whose product is MTALIFEHPLNEKVRNYLRLEQLFEQLMLSKALQHPLQQQQFFRVLFEVSEVLERCEWRADLLKDLAKQAEKLDHWASMPNVDTSKIEELLLQVKTLIAAISKHARVSDHLKNDRLLASIRQRLCLPGGNSSFDLPYLHLWLNQPQTQINQQVQQWLGPFQLVAEAISHLLKLLREQHSDIEVMAHKGFYQGVAADCGLLRIEVDTEYQCYPTVSGHKHRFAIKFISASSQDVEDIPCRLYCCKIA